Proteins from a genomic interval of Piscinibacter sp. HJYY11:
- a CDS encoding shikimate kinase, protein MNGNAGITALALVGMPGGGKSTVGRQLAKRLSWSFADSDALIEKRIGTSIRSFFEREGEKAFRELESSVVDELTLTTRLVIATGGGAVLKPENQQRLNTRCRVIYLHSSPEELYRRLRHDSSRPLLQVADPLAKLRELYQQRDPLYRRLAHFTVETGRPSVAALVNTVLMQLELAGEIDPTLTPSPVDPSPGAPER, encoded by the coding sequence ATGAATGGAAACGCCGGCATCACAGCGCTGGCGCTTGTCGGCATGCCCGGAGGCGGGAAGTCCACTGTCGGGCGGCAGCTTGCCAAGCGTCTAAGTTGGAGCTTCGCCGACTCCGATGCGCTCATCGAGAAGCGCATCGGCACTTCCATTCGAAGTTTCTTCGAACGCGAGGGTGAGAAGGCTTTCCGCGAGCTTGAATCGTCAGTCGTCGACGAGTTGACGTTGACCACGCGACTGGTCATTGCGACGGGTGGTGGGGCGGTTCTCAAGCCGGAAAATCAACAGCGGCTGAACACCCGCTGTCGTGTCATCTATCTTCACTCTTCACCCGAAGAGCTCTATCGACGCCTGCGCCACGACAGTTCTCGACCGCTGCTGCAGGTGGCCGACCCTCTGGCGAAACTGCGAGAGCTTTACCAACAGCGAGACCCTCTTTATCGCCGGCTCGCCCACTTCACCGTGGAAACCGGGCGCCCTTCGGTGGCTGCCTTGGTGAACACTGTCCTGATGCAGCTGGAGCTCGCAGGTGAGATCGACCCGACCCTGACCCCATCGCCTGTGGACCCGTCGCCAGGCGCGCCAGAGCGCTGA